One genomic region from Campylobacter concisus encodes:
- the putP gene encoding sodium/proline symporter PutP, with protein sequence MSFGSYLAIAIYFGFLLFIGRYFYDKNASMNQYLLDNRQMGPVVTALSAGASDMSGWMLLGVPGALYATGVANIWMIAGLIVGAYCNYLFLAKRLRVYTEVASDSITIPDFLENRFKDRTKILRIVSGLIILIFFTLYVSSGIIAGGKTFESFFGIGFRYGAIFTLCIVVFYTFFGGFKAVSITDAFQGLLMFCVLVSIPVVAYLNLDLPSDTNLIKEISRLDANHLNPFRDQTFWGILGLLAWGFGYFGQPHIIVRFMAIRDSKELAKARRIGIGWMTIGLLGAIMSGLIGFVYFSQRGGLGDPETVFLKLGELLFPPFFIGIIISAVLSAIMSTISSQLLVTSSSVTKDFIFAFYKKEVSQSTQTAISRYAVVVVALIATVLAFISTDSVLNVVGNAWAGFGASFGPVLLFSLYWKRMSALGALAGMIAGGVTVIFWITSGLNAYVYEILPGILTSSLAIIMVSIWGDTINKMTSEPHEQVIQEEFEKMKTRL encoded by the coding sequence ATGAGCTTTGGGTCTTATTTAGCCATAGCCATCTATTTTGGCTTTTTGCTCTTTATCGGACGATATTTTTACGATAAAAATGCAAGCATGAACCAATATCTACTGGATAATCGTCAAATGGGTCCAGTTGTCACAGCACTTAGCGCTGGCGCTTCTGATATGAGTGGTTGGATGCTGCTTGGCGTGCCCGGAGCATTGTATGCAACTGGTGTAGCAAATATCTGGATGATAGCTGGTCTTATTGTAGGTGCTTACTGCAACTACCTATTTCTAGCAAAAAGGCTTAGGGTCTATACCGAGGTTGCGAGCGATAGCATCACGATACCAGACTTTTTGGAAAACCGCTTTAAAGATAGAACAAAAATTTTAAGGATCGTATCTGGTCTTATTATTTTGATATTTTTTACACTTTACGTAAGTAGCGGCATCATCGCTGGTGGCAAAACATTTGAGAGCTTTTTTGGTATAGGCTTTAGATATGGCGCAATATTTACACTTTGTATCGTGGTCTTTTACACGTTTTTTGGTGGATTTAAGGCTGTGAGCATAACTGATGCATTTCAGGGGCTTTTGATGTTTTGTGTCCTAGTCTCGATCCCAGTCGTGGCATATCTAAATTTAGACCTGCCAAGCGATACAAATTTGATAAAAGAGATAAGCAGGCTTGACGCAAATCACCTAAATCCATTTAGAGATCAGACTTTCTGGGGCATTTTAGGTCTTCTAGCTTGGGGCTTTGGCTACTTTGGTCAGCCACATATAATTGTTAGATTTATGGCAATACGCGATTCAAAAGAGCTTGCAAAGGCAAGAAGGATCGGTATTGGTTGGATGACGATAGGTCTACTAGGTGCTATCATGAGTGGACTTATCGGCTTTGTCTACTTTAGCCAAAGAGGTGGGCTTGGCGATCCTGAGACGGTCTTTTTAAAGCTTGGTGAGCTACTTTTCCCACCATTTTTTATAGGTATCATCATCTCAGCCGTGCTTTCAGCGATAATGAGTACCATCTCAAGCCAGCTTTTGGTTACATCAAGCTCGGTTACAAAGGACTTCATCTTTGCCTTTTATAAAAAAGAGGTAAGCCAAAGCACGCAAACAGCGATCAGCCGCTATGCCGTAGTAGTCGTAGCGTTAATAGCAACAGTACTTGCTTTTATCTCTACAGATAGCGTCCTAAACGTCGTTGGAAATGCTTGGGCTGGATTTGGTGCTAGCTTTGGACCGGTGCTACTTTTTAGCCTTTACTGGAAACGCATGAGCGCACTTGGGGCTCTAGCTGGTATGATAGCTGGAGGTGTGACCGTAATATTTTGGATAACATCAGGGCTAAATGCCTATGTTTATGAAATTTTACCAGGCATCTTAACATCGAGCCTAGCCATCATCATGGTCAGTATCTGGGGCGATACAATAAATAAAATGACAAGTGAGCCACACGAGCAAGTCATACAAGAAGAATTTGAAAAGATGAAAACAAGGCTTTAG
- the mnmC gene encoding bifunctional tRNA (5-methylaminomethyl-2-thiouridine)(34)-methyltransferase MnmD/FAD-dependent 5-carboxymethylaminomethyl-2-thiouridine(34) oxidoreductase MnmC encodes MKNANLSFKGQIPFNEEFGDIYFNTDKPWLESEFVFASALDEIWQSKDSFIVAETGFGAGLNFFTLCKKFKNSSKKLHFVSIEKSPIKKDDLLKIYENLGIFKAYAKKLISLYPPLVSGIHRINFAPNITLDLCYGEAKEILPELDFNADIWFLDGFAPSKNGSIWSEEIFREIARLSKPGTIVRTYSCAKMVKDGLKGAGFLLSLKEGYARKRQMSSAVLEKKDENLKDAWFARCEPLAESKGKTALIIGAGVAGLATAGELAKNGFKVVIAEAKSEVATNGSGNHCGALMPLVTKPGVNLGRMHLNAFLQAVRFYKATLPKSLIKFNGCIDYAFDDELVKRYGSWQDQGAEEIFKFDESLKPYPGIFIKDGAYARPREICKFLSKNFEILLNHEYESRTHLQNGKISVKFKNGKNLETDILVFCTGSKSSEIFKDYDMQISSVRGQVTHLKPILKNTLPLSAKGYICPVVKGAQVIGATYARNEICDMPKVEDNTKNLNDVSEFFDIKKATIIGAKVGYRSYSGDRFPIIGALHDEEFYKQNYKGLFWSKNKDNNPKASYEKNVFVNFAHGSRGLGTAILGANLIADLVLARPLCIERSLFHELHPARFLIRKLKKGIKILREN; translated from the coding sequence ATGAAAAATGCAAATTTAAGCTTTAAAGGACAAATTCCATTTAACGAAGAGTTTGGTGACATCTACTTTAATACCGATAAACCTTGGCTTGAGAGCGAATTTGTCTTTGCAAGCGCACTTGATGAAATTTGGCAGAGTAAAGATAGCTTCATCGTCGCTGAGACTGGGTTTGGTGCTGGGTTAAATTTTTTCACACTTTGTAAGAAATTTAAAAATAGCTCTAAAAAACTTCACTTTGTTAGCATCGAAAAAAGTCCTATTAAAAAAGATGATCTTTTAAAAATTTATGAAAATTTAGGCATTTTTAAAGCTTATGCCAAAAAGCTGATTTCGCTCTATCCGCCTCTAGTTTCAGGCATACACCGCATAAATTTCGCCCCAAATATCACACTTGATCTTTGCTACGGTGAGGCTAAAGAAATTTTACCTGAGCTTGATTTTAACGCTGATATCTGGTTTCTAGACGGCTTTGCTCCAAGTAAAAATGGCTCAATATGGAGTGAAGAAATTTTTAGAGAGATCGCAAGACTAAGCAAACCCGGCACGATAGTTAGAACTTACTCATGCGCAAAAATGGTTAAGGACGGTCTAAAGGGTGCTGGCTTTCTACTAAGCCTAAAAGAGGGCTACGCTAGAAAACGTCAGATGAGTAGCGCCGTGCTAGAAAAAAAGGATGAAAATTTAAAGGATGCTTGGTTTGCAAGATGTGAGCCACTTGCTGAGTCAAAAGGCAAAACAGCACTTATCATAGGAGCTGGCGTGGCCGGACTTGCAACAGCTGGCGAGCTAGCCAAAAATGGCTTTAAGGTTGTGATCGCTGAGGCAAAGAGCGAGGTGGCCACAAATGGCTCAGGCAATCACTGTGGCGCTTTGATGCCTCTAGTTACCAAGCCTGGTGTAAATTTAGGCCGCATGCATTTAAACGCATTTTTGCAAGCAGTGAGATTTTATAAGGCAACTTTGCCAAAAAGCCTTATCAAATTTAACGGCTGCATCGACTACGCATTTGATGATGAGTTAGTTAAGAGATATGGCTCGTGGCAGGATCAAGGCGCGGAGGAAATTTTTAAATTTGATGAGAGTCTAAAGCCATATCCTGGCATTTTTATAAAAGATGGCGCATACGCTAGACCAAGAGAAATTTGCAAATTTCTATCAAAAAATTTTGAAATTTTATTAAATCACGAGTATGAGAGCAGAACACACCTGCAAAATGGCAAAATCAGCGTTAAATTTAAAAACGGTAAAAATTTAGAGACTGATATTTTGGTCTTTTGTACTGGTAGCAAGAGTAGTGAAATTTTTAAGGACTACGATATGCAAATAAGCAGTGTCAGAGGCCAAGTCACGCACCTAAAACCAATACTTAAAAATACTTTGCCACTAAGCGCAAAAGGCTACATCTGTCCAGTTGTAAAAGGCGCGCAAGTTATAGGAGCAACTTACGCCAGAAATGAAATTTGTGACATGCCTAAAGTTGAAGATAATACTAAAAATTTAAACGACGTAAGTGAGTTTTTTGATATCAAAAAAGCAACTATTATCGGTGCAAAAGTAGGCTACCGAAGTTATAGTGGAGACAGGTTTCCGATAATTGGTGCCTTGCATGACGAAGAATTTTACAAGCAAAACTACAAAGGGCTATTTTGGAGTAAAAATAAAGACAACAATCCAAAAGCAAGCTACGAAAAAAATGTCTTTGTAAATTTTGCCCACGGTTCTAGAGGTCTTGGCACAGCGATACTTGGAGCAAATTTGATAGCTGATCTTGTGCTTGCTCGCCCACTTTGTATAGAAAGATCTCTATTTCATGAGCTTCATCCAGCTAGATTTTTGATAAGAAAACTAAAAAAAGGGATTAAAATTTTAAGAGAGAATTAA
- a CDS encoding N-acetylmuramoyl-L-alanine amidase gives MKRAIILFFIVCNFLFAATNSEIFAKFDKNFASSSRSAKIKFHNDIKDIYVDAIIKNDKNIKKQALTRLINSSKSLGFDSSGYIKDLNALNGVKSASTPSAALTLLSATKVNDTLVLKFNTKIDTAKLKTSFLKQQNTYKNIMDIDGRLNGNSLTYKNFISDYIHISQYDKNTVRVIFSDKIQKTIKANATGDLLVISAQNFISNENVKIPLHKTKNKNEEVPQKEPEPNLKPQPAQSEPVAAPLPPVAAGKFSRNKTIVIDPGHGGTDPGAVNGKLQEKTAVLGVAKKLGDILKARGYKVFFTRSTDVFINLRTRTKFANDKMADLFVSIHANAAPNATKAKSMHGIETFFLSPARSERSKNAAALENKSDIEEMNYFSQQTFLNVLNREKIIASNKLGIDIQKEILASARKVYAASDGSVREAPFWVLVGALMPAVLVEIGYITHPVEGEKLFNDAYQNALANGIANGIDGYFAKNR, from the coding sequence ATGAAACGAGCGATAATCCTCTTTTTTATTGTTTGTAATTTTCTTTTTGCTGCGACAAATTCAGAGATATTTGCAAAATTTGATAAAAATTTTGCCAGCTCAAGCAGAAGTGCAAAGATTAAATTTCACAACGATATAAAAGATATCTATGTCGACGCGATCATCAAAAATGACAAAAATATAAAAAAACAAGCACTCACAAGACTCATAAACAGCTCAAAATCGCTTGGCTTTGACTCAAGTGGGTATATAAAAGATCTAAATGCACTAAATGGCGTAAAGAGCGCCAGTACGCCTAGTGCTGCTCTGACGCTACTTAGTGCCACAAAGGTAAATGACACTTTAGTGCTTAAGTTTAATACAAAAATTGATACTGCAAAACTAAAAACATCCTTTTTGAAGCAGCAAAATACATATAAAAACATTATGGATATTGATGGTAGATTAAATGGCAATTCGCTAACTTATAAAAATTTCATATCTGATTATATTCACATCTCGCAGTATGATAAAAACACTGTTAGAGTTATTTTTTCTGATAAGATCCAAAAGACTATAAAAGCAAATGCGACAGGCGATCTGCTTGTAATCAGCGCTCAAAATTTTATCTCAAACGAAAATGTAAAAATACCACTTCATAAAACTAAAAACAAAAATGAAGAAGTGCCACAAAAAGAGCCTGAGCCAAATTTAAAGCCACAGCCTGCACAAAGCGAGCCAGTGGCAGCGCCTTTGCCACCAGTTGCGGCTGGTAAATTTTCACGCAACAAAACGATCGTCATCGATCCAGGCCATGGTGGCACTGATCCAGGTGCAGTAAATGGCAAGCTTCAAGAAAAAACCGCAGTTCTAGGCGTAGCCAAAAAGCTTGGCGATATACTAAAAGCGCGTGGTTACAAGGTCTTTTTTACCAGGTCAACCGATGTCTTTATAAATTTAAGAACAAGAACAAAATTTGCAAATGATAAGATGGCTGATCTTTTTGTTTCCATTCACGCAAATGCCGCTCCAAATGCCACAAAGGCAAAGAGCATGCACGGCATTGAGACATTTTTCTTATCGCCTGCAAGAAGCGAACGTAGTAAAAACGCAGCCGCACTTGAAAACAAATCAGATATTGAAGAGATGAATTACTTTTCACAGCAGACATTTCTAAATGTACTAAATCGTGAGAAGATTATCGCGTCAAATAAGCTTGGCATCGATATCCAAAAAGAAATTTTAGCAAGTGCTAGAAAGGTCTATGCTGCAAGTGACGGCAGTGTGAGAGAGGCACCGTTTTGGGTACTTGTTGGTGCTCTTATGCCAGCAGTTCTTGTTGAGATCGGCTATATCACGCATCCGGTTGAGGGTGAAAAGCTCTTTAATGATGCTTATCAAAATGCCCTTGCAAACGGTATAGCAAACGGTATAGATGGATATTTTGCAAAAAATAGATGA
- a CDS encoding nitronate monooxygenase, translated as MELKPLKIGKYEIKYPIFQGGMGLGISWDKLAGNVSLEGGLGIISSVGTGYYENRKFIDKELNAKPFGSENFYSTRGLRAIIENARKICGDLPLGVNIMYAANDYARVVKDACEAGINIIVSGAGLPTNLPEFTQNFKEVALVPIVSSAKALKIICKRWLQRYNRLPDAVVLEGPLSGGHQGFTYEQCLDPEFSLFNLIPQVKAEIKEWGDFPLIAAGGIWDKNDIEKAISLGADGVQMGTRFIGTHECDADAGFKEVILAAEEKDIELIKSPVGYPARGIRTNLINLVEKRMGPKIQCISNCVSPCQRGKGAKEVGYCIADRLFDSFSGKKETGLFFTGANGYKLKELISVKELMHKLVHGE; from the coding sequence ATGGAGTTAAAGCCATTAAAAATAGGAAAATATGAGATAAAGTATCCGATATTTCAAGGCGGTATGGGGCTTGGCATTAGCTGGGACAAACTAGCTGGTAATGTAAGCTTAGAAGGCGGCCTTGGGATAATCAGCTCAGTTGGTACCGGATATTATGAAAATAGAAAATTTATAGATAAAGAGCTAAATGCAAAGCCTTTTGGAAGTGAAAATTTCTACTCAACAAGAGGTCTTAGAGCAATTATTGAGAATGCACGAAAAATTTGTGGAGACCTGCCACTTGGCGTAAATATAATGTATGCTGCAAATGATTACGCAAGGGTAGTAAAAGATGCTTGTGAGGCTGGCATAAACATCATAGTTTCAGGTGCAGGCTTGCCTACAAATTTGCCAGAATTTACACAAAATTTTAAAGAGGTTGCTTTAGTTCCTATCGTCTCAAGTGCAAAGGCATTAAAGATCATCTGCAAACGCTGGTTACAAAGATATAACCGCTTACCAGATGCTGTAGTGCTTGAGGGGCCACTAAGCGGTGGACACCAGGGCTTTACATACGAGCAGTGCCTTGACCCTGAGTTTTCGCTATTTAATCTAATCCCACAAGTAAAGGCTGAGATAAAAGAGTGGGGTGATTTTCCGCTCATAGCAGCCGGTGGAATTTGGGATAAAAATGACATAGAAAAGGCAATATCGCTAGGTGCAGATGGCGTTCAGATGGGCACACGCTTCATTGGAACGCATGAGTGTGACGCGGATGCTGGCTTTAAAGAAGTGATACTAGCAGCCGAGGAAAAAGACATAGAGCTTATAAAAAGTCCAGTTGGCTATCCGGCTCGTGGGATTAGAACAAATTTGATAAATTTGGTAGAAAAAAGGATGGGACCAAAGATCCAGTGTATAAGCAACTGTGTGAGCCCTTGTCAAAGGGGCAAAGGAGCTAAAGAGGTTGGATATTGCATCGCTGATAGGCTGTTTGACTCATTTAGTGGCAAAAAAGAGACTGGGTTATTTTTCACTGGAGCAAACGGATATAAACTAAAAGAGCTAATAAGCGTAAAAGAGCTAATGCACAAGCTGGTACATGGTGAATGA
- the tyrS gene encoding tyrosine--tRNA ligase produces MQDIAEILQEIKRGVAEIIDFERVENLIKNYYEKGENFYVKAGFDPTAPDLHLGHTVVLSKMALLQKHGAIVQFLIGDFTAQIGDPTGKSVTRKKLDQETVLKNAKTYEEQVFKILDPKKTVIMFNSKWSNELGAAGMIELTSTFSVARMLERDDFEKRIKAGSPISICEFMYPLLQGYDSVAMKCDIEMGGTDQKFNLLMGRTLQRTYNVGKEQAVIMMPLLEGLDGVNKMSKSLGNYIGVTENANDMFAKTLSISDELMWRWYELLSTKSLGEIENLMNDVKNGKYHPKKAKEDLAYEITARYHGEEAAKAAMAEFNSVHSQNQLPTDIKEFSLKAPVWIVEALSQCELSESNSQARRDIKANAVSINQEKISDEQLKLGAGEYILQVGKRKFAKVKVE; encoded by the coding sequence ATGCAAGATATAGCTGAAATTTTACAAGAGATAAAACGCGGTGTTGCCGAGATTATTGACTTTGAAAGAGTTGAGAATTTAATAAAAAACTATTATGAAAAAGGTGAAAATTTCTATGTAAAGGCTGGCTTTGATCCAACTGCTCCAGACCTTCACTTAGGACACACAGTCGTTTTAAGCAAGATGGCACTGCTTCAAAAACATGGTGCAATCGTGCAGTTTTTAATAGGCGACTTCACTGCTCAAATAGGCGATCCAACCGGTAAATCAGTAACTAGAAAAAAGCTAGATCAAGAGACAGTTTTAAAAAATGCAAAGACTTATGAAGAGCAAGTTTTTAAAATTTTAGATCCAAAAAAGACCGTGATAATGTTTAACTCAAAATGGTCAAATGAGCTTGGAGCTGCTGGAATGATAGAGCTAACTAGCACATTTTCAGTCGCTAGAATGCTAGAGCGCGATGATTTTGAAAAAAGGATAAAAGCTGGCAGTCCAATTTCAATTTGTGAATTTATGTATCCGCTTCTTCAAGGTTATGATAGCGTTGCGATGAAGTGTGACATCGAGATGGGCGGTACGGATCAGAAATTTAACCTTCTAATGGGTAGAACCTTGCAGAGAACATATAACGTTGGCAAAGAGCAAGCTGTCATCATGATGCCACTTCTTGAGGGGCTTGATGGTGTAAATAAGATGAGCAAAAGTCTTGGAAACTACATCGGCGTAACTGAAAATGCAAATGATATGTTCGCAAAAACGCTTAGTATAAGCGATGAGCTAATGTGGCGTTGGTACGAGCTTTTAAGTACAAAAAGCCTTGGCGAGATAGAAAATTTAATGAACGATGTAAAAAACGGCAAGTATCATCCAAAAAAAGCAAAAGAGGACCTTGCGTACGAGATAACAGCAAGGTATCACGGCGAGGAGGCTGCAAAAGCTGCGATGGCTGAGTTTAATAGCGTGCACTCTCAAAATCAACTCCCAACTGATATCAAAGAATTTAGCCTAAAAGCACCAGTTTGGATAGTGGAAGCTTTATCACAGTGCGAACTAAGCGAGTCAAATTCTCAAGCAAGGCGTGATATAAAGGCAAATGCGGTTAGCATTAATCAAGAAAAGATCAGTGATGAGCAGTTAAAATTAGGAGCAGGTGAATATATCTTGCAAGTCGGTAAGCGTAAATTTGCAAAAGTAAAGGTTGAATAA
- a CDS encoding RelA/SpoT family protein: MKENSLFLEQLIEQILPCKNVSEAITLLFSLCERSEKLDKAIDSCVTSHAGQYRKSGEPYAIHPILVASIVANMGGDESMVIAALLHDVVEDTEVTLSEVQAEFGDEVAKLVEGLTKIVAIRENKLASSSSNEKLASSALTFRKMLLISIEDVRVLVVKLCDRLHNMLTLDALKIEKQKRIAEETLMVYAPIAHRLGISSIKNILEDLSFKYAMPEEYAKIDSFLNKNKQQLSLKLNAFYEKVNQILLENGFIEGTFEIQKRIKHYYSIYLKMQRKGISIEEVLDLLAIRILVQKPLDCYLALGNLHINFNPLISRFKDYIALPKQNGYQTIHTTIFDNKSIFEAQVRTYDMHKTAEYGVAAHWKYKNGEGSLLNPKLDWLNDIGMQNNEAESNVEELYEYAKDSLYIEDIAVYSPKGEVFTLPRGATALDYAYEIHTEIGLYAKEAYINRVRMPLLTELKNGDIVRIVTGEEAKFRCSWINSVRTGKARATIRTYCKQKIKDINYKIAVDILKSVFGVSKDRILDWIEHENLGKKVFRAATESDFLQEVVNMLKKYIKKERPFMISLGDKYQVKKQKFENIVIYSNHKISNVEFDYCCNPKRGDSIVGFKNGHNVTVHHKLCERAGKLMDKGNEIIFVKWTRNAPHRYKILLNLENRKGALAEFLTYLARLDVNLATISLNEANDLSGDTFEISVEIAENIDANELREKIKDRYKIIDFVSQSDPYHN, from the coding sequence TTGAAGGAAAATAGTCTTTTTTTAGAGCAGCTAATAGAACAAATTTTACCTTGTAAAAATGTGTCAGAAGCTATAACGTTGCTTTTTTCTCTTTGCGAACGAAGCGAGAAATTAGACAAAGCTATAGATAGCTGTGTCACATCTCATGCTGGTCAATACCGCAAAAGTGGCGAGCCATACGCAATTCATCCTATCTTGGTAGCATCAATAGTGGCAAATATGGGTGGCGATGAGAGCATGGTCATAGCTGCACTACTTCACGATGTAGTTGAAGATACTGAAGTTACGCTTAGTGAAGTCCAGGCTGAATTTGGCGATGAAGTGGCAAAGCTGGTTGAAGGGCTTACAAAGATAGTTGCCATAAGAGAAAACAAGCTTGCAAGCTCAAGTAGTAACGAAAAACTAGCAAGCTCGGCACTAACTTTTAGAAAAATGCTTTTAATTTCCATTGAGGATGTTAGAGTTCTTGTGGTTAAGCTTTGTGACAGACTTCATAATATGCTAACCCTTGATGCATTAAAAATAGAAAAACAAAAACGCATTGCTGAAGAGACACTTATGGTCTACGCTCCGATCGCTCATAGGCTTGGAATTTCATCGATTAAAAATATACTTGAAGATCTAAGTTTTAAATATGCGATGCCAGAAGAATACGCCAAGATCGATAGCTTTTTAAATAAAAATAAGCAGCAGCTTAGCCTTAAACTAAATGCTTTTTACGAGAAAGTAAATCAAATTTTGCTTGAAAATGGCTTTATTGAGGGCACTTTTGAGATACAAAAACGTATAAAGCATTACTATTCGATTTATTTAAAAATGCAAAGAAAAGGTATTTCGATTGAAGAGGTGCTTGATTTGCTTGCTATTAGAATTCTTGTGCAAAAGCCGCTTGATTGCTATCTTGCGCTTGGAAATTTGCATATAAATTTTAATCCTCTTATTTCGAGATTTAAGGATTATATTGCGCTTCCAAAGCAAAATGGTTATCAAACGATACATACAACTATTTTTGATAATAAGAGTATTTTTGAGGCACAAGTTCGTACTTACGATATGCACAAAACCGCTGAATATGGTGTCGCAGCTCACTGGAAATACAAAAACGGCGAGGGCAGTTTACTAAATCCAAAACTTGACTGGCTAAACGACATTGGCATGCAAAACAATGAAGCTGAAAGTAACGTCGAAGAGCTTTATGAATATGCAAAAGATAGTCTTTACATAGAAGATATTGCGGTCTATTCGCCAAAAGGTGAGGTTTTTACGCTTCCACGCGGGGCTACTGCACTTGATTATGCTTACGAGATTCACACAGAGATCGGACTTTACGCAAAAGAAGCTTATATAAATCGCGTCAGGATGCCACTTTTAACAGAGCTAAAAAACGGCGATATTGTAAGGATTGTAACTGGCGAAGAGGCAAAATTTCGCTGTTCATGGATAAATAGCGTTCGAACTGGTAAAGCAAGGGCTACGATAAGAACATACTGCAAGCAAAAGATAAAAGATATAAATTATAAAATTGCAGTTGATATTTTAAAGTCGGTTTTTGGCGTTTCTAAAGATAGAATTTTAGACTGGATAGAGCATGAAAATTTAGGCAAAAAAGTTTTTCGTGCTGCAACTGAAAGTGATTTTTTGCAAGAGGTCGTAAATATGCTTAAAAAGTATATAAAAAAAGAGCGTCCTTTTATGATCTCTTTGGGCGACAAATATCAGGTTAAAAAGCAAAAATTTGAAAATATCGTAATCTATTCAAATCATAAAATTTCAAATGTCGAGTTTGACTATTGTTGTAACCCAAAAAGAGGCGATAGCATAGTTGGCTTTAAAAATGGGCACAATGTGACAGTGCATCACAAGCTTTGTGAGCGTGCTGGAAAGCTTATGGATAAGGGCAATGAGATCATCTTTGTCAAATGGACTAGAAATGCCCCACATAGATATAAAATTTTATTAAATCTTGAGAACCGAAAAGGCGCGTTGGCTGAATTTTTAACATATCTTGCTAGACTAGATGTAAATTTGGCTACAATCTCGCTAAATGAAGCAAATGACCTTAGCGGCGATACATTTGAGATAAGTGTTGAGATAGCTGAAAACATCGATGCAAACGAGCTAAGAGAGAAGATCAAAGATAGATATAAGATTATAGATTTCGTTTCACAAAGCGATCCATACCACAACTAG
- a CDS encoding DNA-directed RNA polymerase subunit omega, with the protein MRTEQITARALKQVGDDRYKLSLIVAKRAEALANGAVVLVEADTSKMKFADIALLEVAEGKIGLEAIVEGK; encoded by the coding sequence ATGAGAACAGAACAAATAACAGCAAGAGCGTTAAAACAAGTTGGCGACGATAGATATAAGCTTTCGCTTATAGTTGCAAAGCGTGCAGAAGCACTAGCAAATGGAGCAGTAGTGCTTGTAGAAGCCGATACTTCAAAGATGAAATTTGCTGACATTGCACTACTTGAAGTAGCTGAGGGCAAAATAGGCTTAGAGGCAATAGTTGAAGGAAAATAG
- the pyrH gene encoding UMP kinase: MSKRKRVLVKFSGEALAGENGFGIDTAVLKFIANEIKELVENGIEVGIVIGGGNIIRGVSAAKDGIIKRTSGDHMGMLATVINSIAMREALERSGLEVRVQSAIKMEAICETFIVGRAQRHLEKGRVVIFAAGTGNPFFTTDTAATLRAIEIGSDMIIKATKVDGVYDKDPKKFKDAKLLKSLNYEKAMSDDIKVMDDTAIALAKDNSLPILVCNMFKAGNLLKIINEEEAALYSVVK, translated from the coding sequence ATGAGTAAAAGAAAACGCGTATTGGTTAAATTTTCAGGCGAAGCTTTAGCGGGAGAGAATGGTTTTGGCATAGATACGGCGGTGCTTAAATTTATAGCAAATGAGATAAAAGAGCTTGTCGAGAATGGTATCGAGGTTGGCATCGTGATAGGTGGTGGCAATATTATACGTGGTGTGAGTGCTGCAAAAGATGGCATCATCAAACGAACGAGCGGCGATCACATGGGCATGCTAGCAACTGTTATAAATTCGATCGCAATGCGTGAAGCTTTAGAACGAAGTGGGCTAGAGGTAAGAGTGCAAAGTGCAATCAAAATGGAAGCGATCTGTGAGACTTTTATCGTTGGACGTGCGCAGCGCCATTTGGAAAAAGGCAGAGTCGTTATATTTGCTGCAGGTACTGGCAATCCTTTCTTTACAACTGATACAGCAGCTACGCTAAGAGCTATTGAAATCGGCTCAGATATGATCATAAAAGCTACAAAGGTTGATGGCGTTTATGACAAAGACCCTAAAAAATTCAAAGATGCAAAACTTTTAAAATCACTAAACTATGAAAAGGCAATGAGCGATGATATCAAGGTTATGGACGATACTGCCATAGCTTTAGCAAAAGATAACTCACTGCCTATTTTGGTTTGTAACATGTTTAAGGCTGGAAATTTATTAAAAATAATAAATGAAGAAGAAGCAGCCCTATACTCAGTAGTAAAATAA